A portion of the Phacochoerus africanus isolate WHEZ1 chromosome 5, ROS_Pafr_v1, whole genome shotgun sequence genome contains these proteins:
- the TEKT4 gene encoding tektin-4, which translates to MAQTDILTTKQPAPQTVPACQLPRKLYNVAQNTGAHTSSGLATAGFRTAKYLADEWFQNCYARYHQAFADRDQSERQRHESQQLVAETEALAQRTQKDSMKKVGERLQDTHCWKSELQRHVEELVAETELLLAQKQRLERALDATALPFSIAADNLQCQERRQHPDLVRDWVEMELLKEAELIQNIQELLKRTIMQAVNQIRLNREHKETCEMGWSDKVEAYNIDEACCHYHNQSTHVQFYPHSAKFEESASTPETWAKFTQDNLYRAERERLASVNLRELIDCILQDTAEDLRLQCDAVNLAFGRRCEELEDARHKLEHHLRKTLQEITDQEHNVAVLKQAVKDKEVPLKVAQTRLYQRSHRPNVELCRDTAQFRLVSEVEELNVSLAVLREKLLEAEQSLRNLEDTRMNLEKDLAVKTNSLFINRQKCMTHRARYPTVLQLAGYQ; encoded by the exons ATGGCACAGACGGACATACTCACGACCAAGCAGCCCGCCCCGCAGACAGTGCCGGCGTGCCAGCTGCCCCGCAAGCTGTACAATGTGGCCCAAAACACGGGCGCCCACACATCCTCTGGCCTGGCCACTGCTGGCTTCCGCACAGCTAAGTACCTGGCAGACGAGTGGTTCCAGAACTGCTACGCCCGCTACCATCAGGCCTTCGCTGACCGTGACCAGTCAGAGCGGCAGCGCCATGAGAGCCAGCAGCTGGTGGCTGAGACGGAGGCGCTGGCACAGCGCACACAGAAGGACTCCATGAAGAAGGTGGGTGAGCGCCTGCAGGACACGCACTGCTGGAAGTCAGAGCTACAGCGCCACGTGGAAGAGCTGGTCGCAGAGACCGAACTGCTGCTGGCCCAGAAGCAGCGGCTGGAGCGTGCCCTGGACGCCACTGCCCTGCCCTTCTCCATCGCCGCAGACAACCTGCAGTGCCAGGAGCGCCGCCAGCACCCTGACCTCGTGCGCGACTGGGTGGAGATGGAGCTGCTGAAG GAGGCAGAGCTGATCCAGAACATTCAGGAGCTCCTGAAAAGGACCATCATGCAGGCCGTGAACCAGATTCG GCTGAACCGGGAGCACAAGGAAACCTGCGAGATGGGCTGGTCTGACAAGGTGGAGGCCTACAACATCGACGAGGCCTGCTGCCACTACCACAACCAGAGCACCCACGTCCAGTTCTACCCGCACTCGGCCAAGTTCGAGGAGAG TGCCTCCACACCTGAGACCTGGGCCAAGTTCACTCAGGACAACCTGTACCGCGCCGAGCGCGAACGCCTGGCCTCCGTCAACCTGCGGGAGCTCATCGACTGCATCCTTCAGGACACGGCCGAGGACCTGCGGCTGCAGTGCGACGCCGTGAACCTGGCCTTTGGACGACGCTGCGAGGAGCTGGAGGACGCGCGCCACAAGCTGGAGCATCACCTGCGCAAG ACGCTGCAAGAGATCACAGACCAGGAGCACAATGTTGCAGTGCTCAAGCAGGCCGTCAAGGACAAGGAGGTGCCTCTGAAGGTGGCCCAGACCCGCCTGTACCAGCGTTCGCACCGGCCCAACGTGGAGCTGTGCCGGGACACTGCCCAGTTCAG GCTGGTGAGCGAGGTGGAGGAGCTCAACGTGTCGCTGGCGGTGCTGAGGGAGAAGCTTCTGGAAGCCGAGCAGTCCCTGCGCAACCTGGAGGACACACGCATGAACCTAGAGAAAGACCTCGCGGTCAAGACCAACAGCCTTTTCATCAACCGCCAGAAGTGCATGACCCACCGCGCCCGCTACCCCACCGTCCTCCAGCTGGCCGGCTACCAGTGA